The genomic interval CCAGCTACTGAAATTCTAATTGCAGAATTAGGAGCTGTTGGTTTTGAAAGTTTTGTTGAAAACGATAATGGAGTAACTGCTTTCATTCAGAAAAATGATTGGAACTCAACTATTTTAAACGATTTATTTATTTTAAATTCAGAAGATTTTACCATAGAATATAATCATAATGAGGTAGCGCAGACTAATTGGAATGAAGAATGGGAAAAGAATTTTTCTCCAATTCAGGTTGACGATTTAGTGAGTATTCGCGCACCATTTCATGAAAATCCTAATCTGAAATACGATATTGTTATTGAACCAAAAATGAGTTTTGGTACGGGACATCATGAAACTACACACATGATGGTACAACATTTATTGCAAATAGATGTAACTGATAAGAAGGTATTAGATATGGGTTGCGGAACGGGTATTCTGGCAATTTTTGCAGAAATGAGAGGTGCAAATCCTATCGATGCCATAGATATAGATACTTGGTGCTATGAGAACTCGATAGAAAATGTTGCTCGAAATAAGTGTAAATATATTTTGGTGTACGAAGGAGACTCATCGTTATTAA from Lutibacter sp. Hel_I_33_5 carries:
- the prmA gene encoding 50S ribosomal protein L11 methyltransferase; this translates as MDNIYIEYNFTVTPKEPATEILIAELGAVGFESFVENDNGVTAFIQKNDWNSTILNDLFILNSEDFTIEYNHNEVAQTNWNEEWEKNFSPIQVDDLVSIRAPFHENPNLKYDIVIEPKMSFGTGHHETTHMMVQHLLQIDVTDKKVLDMGCGTGILAIFAEMRGANPIDAIDIDTWCYENSIENVARNKCKYILVYEGDSSLLINKKYDLIIANINRNILLMDMKIYTNCLNDKGVLLLSGFYQEDIPLIDEEVSKYDLELETVIERNNWVALKFNKK